The Glycine max cultivar Williams 82 chromosome 17, Glycine_max_v4.0, whole genome shotgun sequence genome contains the following window.
acatttattggcagtaaaaagaatcataagatatctattaggaacaattagtttaggattatggtatcctaagaattctttatgtaacctagtaggatactcagattcagactttgctggatcaaaaacagataggaaGAGTACTAGTGtcacatgtcaattcatagggtctgcacttgtttcttggaatagcaagaaacaaaatagtgtagctTTATCCACAacagaagcagaatatatttctgctgatagttgttgtgcacaaattttgtggatgaaacaacaactatctgactatggaatagtattagatcacattcccataaaatgtgacaacacaagtgtCATAAACATATCTAAGAATCCAGTTCTTcattctagaaccaagcatatagaaattaggcatcattttattagagatcatgctttaaaaggtgatgttgttttagaatttgtagatactaaaaataaacttgcagacatctttacaaaaccactaagtaaagataccttctataacataagaagagaattaggactaatagatgttagtgacttatcaaaataaatctcaatattACTAtagtatttgaacaatttatttccttatttgcatggttTGGTTGAataagtatgttatttgactatgtggagtTTATAATTTATCTATGCATGGTTGTTTGCTTCATGGTTTCATGGTTCttgcttcttgcttcatgatttggttgatattttttttatgaacattgtatggatgttaaaattaaatttatttgatacgcactttggctttttgttgatgccaaagggggagagaaatgggattaaatcaagaattcacatgagtaatcaacttatttttaagataagcataaattcaaaaacaaagggggagcatTTAtaagagtgatcgactaggaaaaaatatgtgtgtgtttcttgatttcagaagttgtcatcatcaaaaagggggagattgtggaagcaaagcttcatgatgaatcaacaatgattcaaaggtgttttgatgacaacaaaagattatgacaaaggtgatgaacaaaaagctcaaaagatcaaagaacaactcaagtgaatcaaagaacatctcaagtgaatcaagaacaagtcaagagttcaagaatcaagaaaaattcaagactcaagaagaaagcctacaatcaagaatcaagattcaagattcaagatctcaagaatcaagatcaagattcaagactcaagattcaagaataaagaaaggactcaatcaagataagtattaaaaagttttttcaaaactttgaatagcacatgagtttttgacaaagcctttaccaaagagtttttactctctggtaatcgattaccatattggtgtaatcgattgccagtagcaaaatgagtttgaaaaagttttcaaactgaatttacaacgttccaaatattttcaaaaggctgtaatcgattacaatgttttggtaatcgattaccagtgtccttgaacattgaaattcaaatttaaaaatgaagagtcacattgtttcactcaaaagctttgtgtaatcgattacacttatttggtaatcgattaccagtgtttgtttcagaaaaatctaaagatgtaactcttcaaaaaggttttgactttttcaaataggttttaagtttttctaaaagttataactcttctgaatgaccttcttgaccaaacatgaagagtctataaaagcaaggctttgttttgcattttccaatcaatctttctaacaacaatcttgaatacttttgctttcccaatcaatcctttacaagccttgaaatctctttgaagttcttcttcttcttcttttgtaccaaaagctttatgaagttttctggttttctaaaccttgaaaacttgtgctattcatcttttcattctcttctccctttgccaaaaagaattcgccaaggactaaccgcctgaattctttttgtgtctctcttctctcttttccaaaagaacaagggactaaccgcctgaattcttttgtgtctcccttctcccttgtcaaagaattcaaacgacacaatctgagaattcttttgattcttcacattccctaatacaaaagcgttcaaaggtttaatcgcctgagaactcttttgtatccccattcacaaagtatcaaagggttaacagcctgagatctttgtcttaacacattagagggtacatcctttgtggtacaagtagagggtacatctacttgggtttgactgagaacaagaaagggtacatctcttgtggatcaattctagtggagggtacatccactagggtttcaaagagaacaagggagggtacatcccttgtggatctttgcttgtaaaaggatttttacaaggttgaaagaaatctcaaggactgcaggtcgcttggggactggaggtaggcacgggttgttgccgaaccaatataaaaactcttgtgtgtttgtctccttcttccctactcttttactttccgttgtgcatttaattttcggttttactttctgttaagtttctcttctactcctcattctcttaataatttagtaaaagccttagaagagtaattttttaattagtaaaggtttaggaataattaattcaacccccccccccttcttaattattctgaggtcactcgatccaacacattTGAGGCCAAATCAGTCAGTGTTGTACTCAAGCTGGAATTCCCTGCTTTGCCATCAGTAACAGATATAGAAGGTTCCATGCTATAGCCAGAGAAACTCCTGGTGCTAACATACTTATCCAAATAACCTGCAGATTCCTCTGAGAATCATTTTTTGTTCTCATCCAACTGCTTCAAGAAGCACTCCTCCTCTATCTCACTCAAAGATCCAGCTTCCCCTTCACTCCATGTATTAATTCACCTGCAAGCCCTTCTATTTAAGACATGCTACTGTTTAACACATGCTGCTGCAGCAAGCCTTGATGGACCAGCACCCACTATCACTGGTCCTTCCACACCTATTGGCTTTGTCATTTTACACATCTTTACCTCAAGATAATCATGCACAGTTTTTCCTTCCACTTCCTTCAAGTACTCCATGTAAAGCATCAAAGGGAGAGGTGGGGAGGGGGGTATAATTTCAAGAATTTGAAGCCTAAATAAGCTTCAAGGGGTGGACGAGGTCATGACAAAGTGAAACcattaaatcatgattttaaattgcGGTCACAATCATGGTTTCATGACTATTCTCGATAAAGGGAAAATTTTGTGGATAAATGCAACCACAATTGCAGACACATTGTGGTCAGACAGACCTCAAACAGCTTGATGTTGAGGCCAAAATTGTAGTGGCGGACTGCTTGTTAAAActttgcataaaataaaaacatgatagTACTTTGAGTGGAGTTGAAACAGATGAGATACACTATGGTTTGATTGATCTGAAGATCAAATCAACATGGTTTGTAAGGGTATGATTTGCTTCAAGGCTGAAAAGAGTATGAACTTTGGTTTTGTTGAATGGATGAGAAAACAGAGTAACAGGGCATAAACAGAAACAAATAGACAGCTAGTTAAAGGGATTTTGTATTGGGATTCGATGTAtacatgtatgtatatatatttgaattggtGACTGCTGATGAGTGTTAAAGGAGTTTGGTTTATAAGTGGGACAACTCCACCTTAATGATAACTAACATTAACAACAAACAAACTTTCATCACCCAAAAAACCAAATACACAACACATATTGGGAGTGGGCAAAATTTCGGCCTTATTGTGTACAAACTGTGACTCAAATCCTAGAGATGGTATCTTAACTTATTATGTACAGCAGCAGCAACCTTTTTAACTCATAAGTGATTGGTCATAGCTAAAGTATGTAGGTGAATTTTATTTGTAACATGAGATTTAAATTATAGGGTTGTCACTTTAAAAAGATAATTCTACCTTTCTATCACCTCTAACATAAAAGTTAATGTTACTGTTATATAAGACCAAAATATCATTCAATGGCCAAAAAACTGAAGTCCCTGGAGCTGGAGAAGAAAGGTAACCAGAAATGGTGCTAAAGTATTTGCACATTGCAGTCttcttatttaagaaaatgatgCTAAGGACATTAACTAAGATTAAAGTCCAAACCATATGACTGAATGAAGCCAAATCCatctacatttattttttaggttatATAAAAATTCAGGGAAAAGGAAACTGTCCTATTCCAAAATAAGGCATGAAGAGTAATTTGACTCTTTTGAAGTTCCAGTTTTCAAATATCTTAATCCAATCAGCCTTTatgtcataaataaaaaatataaaccttAGAGTCCTACTAAAGATTGACCCTAGAAGAGAATAGACACTGCACTAAACTACCATTATGCAAGCCATTTGCAGCAAGGACAGAAGGACCAAGCTGAACCAAATTCAGCAGTGAGATGCCTCATAATTGTAATCAAACACATATGACagagtttaaaataaattcaattaaacaCGTTTTGACTTTATAGGCAATTTAGTGCATGTTTGTGGGTACTTTATGTTCAGTTCGAACATGATGATGGGTGGAGACTTGCAAGCTTTAGATGGTTCAATTAGTAAAATTATGCTTTCTAGCGTGTGTGAGTGCATCATATCTTGCACCGTGCGTAAGCAATTTTTTCACCATCAACGCTTGATTTGATGCAATCAACGTTATGGTAGCACACCaaattaaagatttattttagtcttattTGTGTAACCTTTATTTATATGATGTACGAAATACTTATACtggtttaatatattttaaatgactTCAAAAgtaagtttttgaattttttaaatatgtttaacatcatgtttttttttacgtttGTTCTCTTAATTTATAGTAGTGTACCtaagtttaatatttattttatagtttttgaaTACAATGAACTGTTGATGTCGATATTTGTCTGTAAcccaaatttacattttaatgatGTATATAGGATCATGacttctccacctgcctcgcctcctcctcctcctcctcctcctcctcctcctcctcctcctcctcctcctatttCCGATGCATCAGCTTCAccgtctgccgtgaagcggacacgcaaaatCTCACGTCTACGATCCTTGTCTGCTAGACCAACTAgtgctgagagaccagtggtccacATTGATCCTGCTACCGGCAAGGCTGACagtccccacaggaagaaattaagaacttaTTTGAGGattgtggcgcgtgataaggtggacatcacgtacgagaactggaaggaggtccctactgcttagaaggacttgatttgggaggatattcaggtatttatattttcttatttgatgttgtctaattaatatccaaaaaatacattattgtaaccaATAAACCTTATTTGATATTGTCAGacggaatttgaaatcccagaggcttctgatagtaggacgaaaaggaagttacttcaGACTGTGGgcgagagatggaggcagtttaaatcagacttCACGatgaaatgggcccttgcactCAATACCGATAGTGTGGACGACATTGTCTGTGAGAAATAAGGGATAAGCAAAGAAAATGGGCCCAGTTTTTCCAGACTcgtagagacccttcttgggaggtatgttccttgccatttaagttgtttttcaaaaaacattaacttgttataaTTCATTCTACCAATTTGAaatattgttgttttatttttgcaggatgtgcgcaaaaaggcacaggccatccagaaacagaacactgccccccacattttgtctcgtgggggttatgaatatttggagCAAAAGCTCCTAgctgagaagacgaagaagaagctcgaggaagctgcacagtccggaagcgttgatggcgtcatcgaccctccatccctagtcagacgccacgtgaagtggaagatggcccgcacgaagaaaacaggggagatgacgactgaggttGCAAAGGAAATcactgagaagattgtaagtcattttcaactaaccattacaattatatttcaatattttgtgaatgccatgtacaactgtgtgttttctatataggattcctttgaggagcaggcgacacagggatcctttatcacagcaggtactttattcttactatatgtttgttctttttaaattaattcattcagcgtgtctcaaattaggccatttaactttgtttcatgaacaggtagttgtgtctccggcaaaaccacctccaaagcccgatccggaggtcaATGATCCACTTTAtctaatgacattgaccatcccagagcttttcttgaggccttaccaggttacatgggatgccaccgtgttcggggtctttaatccagatttcccgctctacataaagcacgaagacctctcggAAATcacacacggtggtcaatgtctcagcatatcagtgttacagttgtggattctgtaagtcattttatattacttttaattatccaagttattgctttcaattcataaatatttaactttgacttaacataaacaggcatctgactgatacaagtatgcgagcggggaattctgatatctatggattcctcgagccacagtccattcagaggtctaggcaatcgcaatttgagtctgaaagttacataaagacttggatgcagagttcaaagcgcgatgtctatcttggagcctacctaaatgggtaagtcacacaaaataacttaatttaattaatgtttactaatatactaacccatattcatctccactgcagcggacactggcagatggtggtcatcctgcccaaggaacacctagttgtctggttttgttcattgcataacaggccagacaactaccttcaggggattattaataggttagtgttcttttctatacatttgcattgaaatacctcaacaacagcagtttttaattgtaactcatctggaacagtgctttaaaaggtcttgatgatgctctacagcctaaatcaaaggcttctgctaggtggattgtcgtcaaggtacgtcatttacataaaactttcacttatatatatttcttatgtgtttgtacactaattgtttaattaatatccaaatttcattatgtatttagtgtaatagacaaaaaggaagtactgagtgcggctactatgtcatgcactggatgtccaccatcattttaggaacttttaggaataattgggaagcggtacgtttatttcaaacaaatatgattttttaataatttgtattacattattaacttattatcatttatttcatcatgcagtattttaatgatcctagaccattggagccaaaGAGATTAAAGGCGTTGcagatccagtgggcacagttttatcttcGATGTAGAGATCAGACTTAGGGTATATGGATATTaagtttagcttagtttactttggtttaacatttttgacatttcttatgtaatttgaacattgaattaatttgtttatgataaatcaattattaattgtttattgtgtgattaaaactgcttgaaagcaggttaaatgtttatttgctgtgaattgagtctgaaattacattttacaggtacaattttgggtttattgtaaaaacataaaggttatataaaaaaaacttgaaaacaacatcggttattaacaataaccgatgttactaaagaaaacaacatcagttattaacaaaaatcgatgtcaacattcaacttaacatcggttatttataaataaccgatgttatacataAATTACTACAGCAAAATAGGTGCATGAATGATTAACGTTCACATCGGTTTCctctaaaaactgatgttaatataacatattaacatcggttttctgtaaaaaccgatgttaatgtagcatattaacatcggttttagcggAAAACCGATCTCAACGTCCCTCacgcatacacttattttgttgtacttctttctttataacatcggttatttataaaaccgatgttaacgtttttatgttaatatcggttttttaaaaccgatgttaacaacaaTACATTCTTTCAAAtgaccgatgttgaaagtgtattttctaatagtgtaagTACACATGTATaagtaaataaaagttaagaaatGTCAATGTCCCtcaatcctatttttttttctattctttcaaatgatcaaaacaTGCATAAATTAAGTGTCTTACCTAAGTAATGTGTGGgcaaaattttgtttgattaaaGATGCACATTTTGCATATCATAACTTCTAAACATggttctaacaaaaaaaaaacaaaatataataattaggtAAGAAATCAAATGCCACAAAACTATTTTAATCAAaccaataattttgattttgtcctTAAAATGCATGTGATAAAATTCACTAGATAAATCTTTACTACATATAGTTATCCAATTCAATATGTACAAGTGTTTTTATCTTGGACTTAAAAATACACACACCAACTAACAAGGTctaatataattgataaatgaCTAGATTCCTTAAGTATATTGACAGTGATTCAATCCTTTGACtgtgcatattaaaaaaaaattgttgaaaaagataaaatccACTTTGGATAATCTCTAACTATCGAGAGTTAGTCTCGACTTCCAACTATGAGACTATCTTGCTTCcaacaaaaggaaaaggaaaaaaaatacacacaccaCGCATAACTAACTTGAAAGTTATATTCTAGAAATATCTAATTTTAACATATTGAagtaatgtaaataaaatacttttacatCATCAATAATTGAAAACTAAATGAGTAAATAATTCATTAGTTAATCATTATATGACACTTTAGTATAGGATCAAGTTGAGTTAGTGATCTGGTTCAACACAAGGTCTCTAGCCCTATTAATagtcataaaacataaaaacaaatgtTCTTCCAACTCATCCAATTGATCGCTAAAACTACATTGGTTCTTCTTCAACAAGCGCATCACTTCACCATCGGCTTGAAACTTATCCTTTTTTCTCTCAAGCCAAAATCTCATTGTTGTTTTCATGTACTCTAACTCGTCATTTAGTCTAGCCACAAGTCGACTTGTTGTCTCCAAGTCCTTATTAACTATATAAGTTCCTTTCGTGGCTGCATCAAGTTGAGATGTCACTTTAGCCAACTTCCTTTCTGAAGCCAAATTCATGGAAGCCAATCCCGACACAGCCACAATCATTGCAAAGCCATGAGTCACAAGAATCACAACAAATGAAGCTGTAATTACCACAAAAAGGCAAGCCGAGCCACATTTTAACCTAGCAACTAATTGAAGCTTGGCTCGCGCCTTGTCACGACTTGACTCAAGCCGCTTTTGCAAGTCAGAGCATTGGCATTGGGTAGCCCGAATCCGGGCCGACGGCGAGCTGGATGCGCCAAACGGGTTCAAGAAGTTGGAAAATTCAGTTAAATGTATCATTATCATTGGGGAAGGAATTTGATTAGTTGGAACACATTGAAGGATGGTCTTGAGTGACCTATACTTCACACGTACACGATCAATTTCCTTTAATAGATGACTACAAAGAAGAGAAGCATTAGCAGTGTGTGCAAAATAGTCAGACAAGAGAGAATGGATTATGGGCCGACATTGGGCTTCTGATAGGGCCCGAGTAACCGTGGACTGATCTGGGTCCAAGAGATGCTCCGCAAACAAACGGTAAGAGGGAAGCCTGGCCGAAGTGGTGGACTCTCTAGACAAACAAGTAGAGGATTCATCCTTGGAATATGCAAGGACACGTGTCCAAAACTCAGTGTATGACTCCGTACGGAATGTGTTGGCATATTCCTCACGCACGTCCACACAAGTTTGGTGATTTGGGGAACTGGTGCTACATTCTGTTGCATGTCATTGTCATTAATAcgtttttaaagtaaatattgaaATAAGGTGATTAattgcgttttttttttctctaaaaacaCAAAACTTAGATATAGTTGCTTCATTTTTGGTGTTGTCGTCCAATCAAAAATGGAATTTCATTTCAATATCTATGTTTTATTGTGTTGATTATCAAGatgaaattctaattttaattgaaaaacatCATCAAAATTACTCAAGGATCAGCATATAAGTTTTCTCCTTCATGTAACAGTAATTCATAACAAATCTGAACTTGCTAAAATTTGCTGATGCTAACTTCTTTGATTGAGCCAAACAATTGATACTTCCGTTACCAACAAAAACAAGAGCCTTATCCCACGGAgtataacttgtttttttttcggAAGGCTTAACAAAAACCTATCCCACAGAGTATAACTTGTATTGTACTTAACAACTTTtacttcttttaaaagaaaaattcttttaagtttaattacaCTATAATTAATGGATGTGTATGGGTATGGGTTAATAGATGGAGGAAAGAGCATTCCTTAGGTTCTTGATCAACcgcaatattttttatgaaatcaaaaattcaaaattgaaataaacACAAGTACATGAGTTTGTGTAGTGGCACATGCATGATACATACATCCCCATTaagttgcatttttttttctttctttttctcgcaTTATCAAAAACATTTACAGAGTACATAACAAATACCCAATATATCAAAAGATCGCATCATTGGCAAGGAAGACTAAGCCAAATAAAGGCAGCATATACGCCTCAGTAGTCACTCAGTTATAACATTCAGATTAAATAAtggatttgaaggaaaaaagaaacataaaatccAGAGGAAGCAATAAAAGCACAGTAGGTTTATATGATCTAGTCCTATTGCCCACAAGCAAACAGATGATCCTCTATGTGTGAAAATGTGCCTTGACACCAAAACCATAATGACAGGGtactacaataaaaaaaattatataaaaaaaaaacatgtctgCAACATGTACAACCAATACTGTCTTTCAAATGGGCAAGTtactaattaagaaatatttgCTAGAACTTTATGCTCATTTTGAAGGTAACAATTTGTTAagttttgaggcaaaagctaCATGGGTGGGAACGACAATTGAGTAGAACAACAAGAAGCCTTAAACAGTGAGATTCTCCCAACTAACCAACCTTAGCTTTTTGGGATGGACTGTCTTAATTAGCTTCTTTGTGTGAGTAGTAACAACTGAAACTTACATAGAGAATTCTGGAAAGGTCTACTTATTTAGCTAGATATATTAAGGGTTATATAATGTATTTAATACTGATTGGTGAGAGTGAAGGACTACTTACAAGCTAGATTAAGGGTTAATGTACAGAATTTTCATGGAGGTGGAAAGTAGGTGAAAAGGGTTAGCATTGGATTAGTGTTAAAGTGAAGCAGCAGTTAGCAATATCGTCTGTTAAAGGAATAGAGGTTAATAGGAAGCTTTTGGGTTGTGTTCTTCTTATGTTATTAAGTAGTAACAAGGTACTTCAAGATGAAGATTACCTAAttgatcatatatattaaattatttgtgtagcaaattatactactaagagacaaagataaaagagaaagaaatatgatagtatataataaaacataaacaGTTAAACTAACAGATATACTTCTGTTTTCTATATGTGTGTTTGGATTAACTTTCAATTCTATCAAAATCAATTCCAAAAGTTGAAGGCTAATGTAGCAAATAGTTACTTCAACTTCTTCAATTTCCCACCATGATTTTTGGATCAAAATTGATTCTAGGAagtatccaaacacactatttgTCTATATTAAGGTTCAATGATCAACTTGTAACTTTTACAAATgtcttttttaattacaaagaaACATTGTTTTCCCTAATCAATTTATCTTTCTGATGCTAACAAGTAACAATACCTATAGACCAAACTCAAtaacgaaaaagaaaaacagttcataaaaagaaggaaaaggagTACATGATTACCAGAACACGAAAGCAATTTTTTGATTCGGCGAACCAATTTGATCTTCATTCCTAAACGTGACACTGCAAATCAAGGATGCAAGAGAAAAATCAGAAGATATGCATGCAATGAATTACAGTAATTATCAAAAGGAAcataaaagaagtaaaataggtgtaataaatacaaatttttggtttaattaaacacatttttagtcgatacaatttaatattttgttgtttttcattcttataattttttttatttttagttattataaattatgtttgttttattgttagtccttaaaatattttagatattatttttttcacggTTGAAAATGATATCTAGAGTGTCTTTACGaggtataaaattttaatttacaaagataaaaaataaaaaacattaaatagcAAGATTAAACATgta
Protein-coding sequences here:
- the LOC100785927 gene encoding UPF0496 protein At3g49070 yields the protein MKIKLVRRIKKLLSCSECSTSSPNHQTCVDVREEYANTFRTESYTEFWTRVLAYSKDESSTCLSRESTTSARLPSYRLFAEHLLDPDQSTVTRALSEAQCRPIIHSLLSDYFAHTANASLLCSHLLKEIDRVRVKYRSLKTILQCVPTNQIPSPMIMIHLTEFSNFLNPFGASSSPSARIRATQCQCSDLQKRLESSRDKARAKLQLVARLKCGSACLFVVITASFVVILVTHGFAMIVAVSGLASMNLASERKLAKVTSQLDAATKGTYIVNKDLETTSRLVARLNDELEYMKTTMRFWLERKKDKFQADGEVMRLLKKNQCSFSDQLDELEEHLFLCFMTINRARDLVLNQITNST